A single genomic interval of Rhea pennata isolate bPtePen1 chromosome 5, bPtePen1.pri, whole genome shotgun sequence harbors:
- the NDUFS8 gene encoding NADH dehydrogenase [ubiquinone] iron-sulfur protein 8, mitochondrial: protein MALRLLYQAARTGTPASLCYLRPLSTTAPRESYKYVNVQDPAMDMKSITDRAAQTLLWTELFRGLAMTLSYLFREPATINYPFEKGPLSPRFRGEHALRRYPSGEERCIACKLCEAVCPAQAITIEAEPRADGSRRTTRYDIDMTKCIYCGFCQEACPVDAIVEGPNFEFSTETHEELLYNKEKLLNNGDKWEAEIAANIQADYLYR, encoded by the exons ATGGCACTGCGCTTGCTGTACCAGGCTGCCCGCACAG GCACGCCAGCCAGTCTGTGCTACCTGCGCCCCCTCAGCACCACTGCCCCCAGAGAGTCCTACA AGTATGTGAATGTCCAGGACCCAGCCATGGACATGAAGTCTATCACTGATCGGGCTGCCCAGACCCTGTTATGGACAGAGCTTTTCCGAG GCCTAGCCATGACTTTGAGCTACCTCTTCCGGGAACCGGCCACTATCAACTACCCTTTTGAGAAGGGCCCGCTGAGTCCCCGCTTCCGTGGGGAGCATGCGCTGCGCCGCTACCCATCTGGGGAGGAGAGGTGCATTGCTTGCAAACTCTGTGAGGCTGTCTGTCCAGCCCAG GCAATCACCATTGAGGCAGAGCCAAGAGCGGATGGCAGCCGCCGAACTACTCGCTACGACATCGACATGACCAAGTGCATTTACTGTGGGTTCTGTCAGGAGGCCTGCCCTGTGGATGCCATTGTGGAG GGCCCCAACTTTGAGTTCTCGACGGAGACACACGAGGAGCTCCTCTACAACAAGGAGAAGTTGCTCAACAATGGTGACAAGTGGGAGGCTGAGATTGCAGCCAATATCCAGGCTGATTACCTGTACCGGTGA